The Aliivibrio fischeri genome contains a region encoding:
- a CDS encoding DUF2960 domain-containing protein, with translation MARIVRYTYKSETKEIPFSFREFHGPFEAAAAAEGIDISDFDTMLKQVEMASNNPGAVKDFRHSYFTKLGFSKVRFVKED, from the coding sequence ATGGCTCGTATCGTTCGTTATACTTACAAGTCTGAAACAAAAGAGATCCCTTTCTCTTTTCGTGAATTTCACGGCCCATTTGAAGCTGCAGCGGCTGCTGAAGGTATTGATATCTCAGATTTCGATACTATGTTGAAGCAAGTTGAAATGGCCTCAAATAACCCTGGTGCGGTTAAAGATTTCCGTCACAGCTACTTTACAAAGCTTGGCTTTTCAAAAGTACGTTTCGTGAAAGAAGACTAA
- a CDS encoding DUF3069 domain-containing protein, producing MSEVENTQKEAIDLETISPELKKVIEFENVPEEMWHMLVSVHEVAEIAVRESWDAMPASAQKVLDNFEQFHALVSLSQSYAGYDFMAEFENLDLPENMDEDAQAEYRSQLLDQVLHNCVKDLVKQIKKARRDPIMKRELAEIFKK from the coding sequence ATGTCTGAAGTTGAAAACACACAAAAAGAAGCTATCGATCTAGAAACGATCTCTCCTGAACTTAAAAAAGTTATCGAATTTGAAAACGTTCCTGAAGAAATGTGGCACATGCTTGTTTCTGTGCACGAAGTAGCTGAAATCGCAGTTCGTGAATCTTGGGATGCAATGCCAGCTAGTGCTCAAAAAGTTCTAGATAACTTTGAGCAATTCCACGCATTAGTTTCTCTAAGCCAAAGCTACGCTGGTTATGATTTCATGGCTGAGTTCGAAAACTTAGACCTACCAGAAAACATGGACGAAGATGCTCAAGCTGAATACCGTTCACAACTTCTTGATCAAGTTTTACACAACTGTGTGAAAGATCTAGTTAAGCAAATCAAAAAAGCACGTCGTGATCCAATCATGAAACGTGAACTTGCTGAAATCTTCAAAAAATAA
- a CDS encoding OmpA family protein: MLRLLPLFASLLFVGCAPQGSSLLDTAPKTKEDTPFPDFENPETAPVEEMETSEMTRALTGPNGELKDDDMRQVAQQLTNMGIQYHKVGNDQLVISIQEKVHFSSAKAELTPLARSLLNKLIVVMASKPELALVLDGHTDVTGDPIKNQNLSEQRSNEVRRYLLANKLNASQLYSRGFGEYLPLCDNDTILGRKCNRRVEITILKIHW, encoded by the coding sequence ATGCTAAGACTTTTACCATTATTTGCTTCATTACTATTTGTAGGGTGTGCACCACAAGGAAGTAGTTTATTAGATACCGCACCAAAGACGAAAGAAGATACACCGTTCCCTGATTTTGAAAATCCTGAAACGGCACCTGTTGAAGAGATGGAAACATCAGAAATGACACGTGCATTAACTGGACCTAATGGTGAGTTAAAAGACGATGACATGCGCCAAGTCGCTCAACAATTAACAAATATGGGTATTCAATATCACAAAGTAGGTAATGACCAACTGGTGATAAGCATTCAAGAAAAAGTGCATTTTTCTAGCGCTAAAGCTGAATTAACGCCACTAGCACGTTCACTACTTAATAAACTGATTGTTGTTATGGCGAGTAAACCAGAGCTAGCTCTAGTACTTGATGGTCATACGGATGTGACTGGTGATCCGATTAAGAATCAGAACTTATCTGAACAACGTTCAAACGAAGTACGTCGCTATTTACTAGCGAATAAACTAAATGCGAGTCAATTATACTCTCGAGGTTTTGGTGAATATCTACCGTTATGTGATAACGATACGATCCTAGGTCGTAAATGTAATCGAAGAGTGGAAATTACCATCTTAAAAATTCACTGGTAA
- a CDS encoding CreA family protein yields the protein MKKIIFALAITTLLSACSDNEVGDVSLGMFTMKDIKISNLDDEKIPGVTCHIASVEANLSLSDPSDSSISCRQTGEITPEMIAQIDRSKSGEVVFKQSKSIFFKSMKVRRIYDAENQTLLYLSYTTKETEGSFKHSLSTVPLWGTKAYVEQPVTAN from the coding sequence ATGAAAAAAATCATTTTTGCACTTGCTATCACAACATTGCTTAGCGCTTGTTCTGATAACGAAGTTGGTGATGTATCACTAGGTATGTTCACTATGAAAGACATCAAAATTTCAAACTTGGATGATGAAAAGATCCCTGGTGTTACTTGCCACATCGCATCAGTTGAAGCAAATTTAAGCCTTTCGGATCCAAGTGACAGCTCTATCTCATGTCGTCAAACAGGTGAAATCACGCCTGAAATGATCGCTCAAATTGACAGAAGTAAATCTGGTGAGGTTGTTTTCAAGCAATCTAAAAGTATCTTCTTTAAATCAATGAAAGTTAGACGTATTTACGATGCTGAAAACCAAACATTACTGTACTTGTCATACACAACAAAAGAAACAGAAGGTAGCTTTAAGCATAGTTTATCAACTGTGCCATTGTGGGGAACAAAAGCTTACGTTGAACAACCAGTTACTGCTAACTAA
- a CDS encoding DUF3010 family protein, translating to MKVCGVELKGNEAIICLVNKSDGMIDLPDCRVAKFDIVEPSKTESIRDFQFKFKKLMQDYQVETVVIKERLMKGKFAGGAVGFKLEAAIQLIEDVEVEVLSAADQKASLKRAPEMIRVKEVGLKGYQQDAYETGYAFLNF from the coding sequence ATGAAAGTATGTGGCGTAGAGCTTAAAGGTAATGAAGCAATCATCTGTTTAGTTAATAAATCAGATGGCATGATCGACTTACCTGATTGTCGAGTAGCTAAATTTGATATTGTTGAGCCATCTAAAACGGAATCAATCCGTGATTTTCAATTTAAATTTAAAAAATTAATGCAAGATTACCAAGTTGAAACGGTTGTTATTAAAGAACGTTTAATGAAAGGTAAATTTGCAGGTGGTGCTGTTGGCTTTAAATTAGAAGCTGCAATTCAACTAATTGAAGATGTTGAAGTTGAAGTACTTAGCGCTGCAGATCAAAAAGCAAGCCTGAAACGCGCACCAGAAATGATCCGCGTAAAAGAAGTTGGTTTAAAAGGTTACCAACAAGATGCCTACGAAACAGGTTATGCATTTTTAAACTTTTAA
- a CDS encoding HD domain-containing phosphohydrolase encodes MRHYLSLVCGFIFLFAPMSLFAHEMKPLNILVLHSYSPSYEWTMNIQQGISESIAKVDRNVRLSVEYMDSKRVNGNDYKAQYLTYLKHKYSEGYFDAIIASDDNALNFLIKNANKTFPKLPIVAVGINNLSIDLAEIEDRTTVYYERDHIVKNLKLSQSLFPERKTVYLFSDNSLTSQLVRKQFIEDAKVFPNLTIKIIDDLSLKEAEQFLAKAGDDSVAFLTHFNTELKKGNYYDYGAIASVLSKESNIPIFVFWEHYIGYGVLGGYVNRSYALGIQSILSLSNKLHFTVNEKVSAYPVAWEGYVFDYGIVDKFNIDRDDLPYASSIVNEPESYLYKNRNIISVTALLIIMMLGIIVTQYIAILRKKELDENKTHILKLQKKTLNVQKEMINVLGEAIETRSGETGNHVKRVAKMSSLLGRLYELPKSEYQLLEVISPMHDVGKIGIPEAILDKPGKLTPEERTIIETHTIMGYKLLMSGDGEIMQSAARIALEHHERWDGKGYPNQLKGEEIHIFARITAIVDVFDALMSKRCYKEAWPLERVIDLFKQERGQQFDPNLSQLFLDNIYSFIDIRLEYPD; translated from the coding sequence ATGCGTCATTACCTATCTCTAGTTTGTGGTTTTATTTTCTTATTTGCACCAATGAGTTTGTTTGCTCATGAAATGAAACCACTAAACATACTTGTGTTGCATTCATATAGCCCATCTTATGAATGGACAATGAATATACAACAGGGAATTTCAGAATCCATTGCTAAAGTTGATCGAAATGTTCGACTTTCTGTTGAGTACATGGATTCTAAGCGTGTAAACGGTAACGACTACAAAGCGCAATATCTAACTTATTTGAAGCACAAATATTCGGAAGGCTACTTTGATGCGATCATTGCCTCGGATGATAACGCACTTAATTTCTTAATTAAAAACGCAAACAAAACTTTTCCAAAGCTACCTATCGTTGCTGTAGGTATCAATAATCTGTCAATCGATTTAGCTGAGATTGAAGATAGAACAACCGTTTACTATGAACGTGACCATATCGTAAAAAATTTAAAGCTCTCCCAGTCACTTTTTCCTGAAAGAAAAACAGTATATTTGTTTAGTGATAATAGCTTAACTTCCCAGCTTGTAAGAAAACAATTCATAGAAGACGCTAAGGTATTTCCCAACCTAACGATTAAAATCATTGATGATTTATCTTTAAAAGAAGCAGAGCAGTTCTTGGCAAAGGCGGGTGATGATTCGGTCGCTTTCTTAACTCATTTTAATACTGAGTTAAAAAAAGGGAATTACTATGACTATGGGGCGATAGCTTCAGTGTTATCTAAGGAAAGCAACATACCGATTTTTGTATTTTGGGAGCATTATATTGGTTATGGTGTGTTAGGTGGTTATGTTAACCGCTCTTACGCTTTAGGGATCCAATCCATTTTATCTCTATCAAATAAACTTCATTTTACTGTTAACGAAAAGGTATCAGCGTATCCTGTGGCGTGGGAAGGTTATGTTTTTGATTATGGAATTGTAGATAAATTCAATATAGATAGAGACGATTTGCCTTACGCTTCGAGCATTGTTAATGAGCCTGAATCATACTTATATAAAAACAGAAATATTATATCCGTAACGGCTCTGCTGATTATCATGATGCTAGGGATCATAGTTACTCAGTACATTGCGATTTTACGTAAAAAAGAATTAGACGAAAATAAAACACATATTCTTAAATTACAAAAGAAGACACTGAACGTCCAAAAAGAGATGATCAACGTCCTTGGTGAAGCAATTGAGACTCGTTCTGGTGAAACGGGAAATCACGTAAAGCGTGTGGCAAAAATGTCTTCTTTGCTTGGGCGTTTATATGAGTTACCAAAATCAGAATATCAATTGCTTGAAGTTATTAGCCCTATGCATGATGTTGGAAAGATAGGGATCCCTGAAGCTATTTTAGATAAACCCGGCAAGTTAACACCAGAAGAAAGAACCATTATCGAGACCCATACTATTATGGGATACAAATTATTGATGTCTGGTGATGGCGAAATAATGCAATCAGCAGCTCGAATTGCACTAGAACACCATGAAAGATGGGATGGGAAAGGGTACCCAAATCAGTTAAAGGGTGAAGAAATTCATATTTTCGCAAGAATAACAGCCATTGTTGATGTCTTTGATGCTCTTATGAGTAAACGTTGTTATAAAGAAGCGTGGCCATTGGAAAGGGTTATTGACCTGTTTAAACAAGAACGAGGTCAACAATTTGACCCAAACTTATCTCAATTATTTCTCGATAACATATACAGTTTTATTGATATTCGACTTGAATATCCAGATTAA
- the gltS gene encoding sodium/glutamate symporter, with translation MSHTLSIGALESFLIAIAVLFLGHLINSKVVLFKKYNIPEPIVGGLIVAFFITILHFQGINLKFSLPLQSTFMLMFFSTVGLAANYKQLIKGGSKVFIFLAVASVYIIIQNGIGVSLASLMGLDPLMGLIAGSITLSGGHGTGAAWSHTFAETYHLNTLELAMASATFGLIMGGLIGSPIAQKLIHKHNLESEYGTGIDTHSRFPEVVTYNEREEEKVTAKKVIETLFVLLLCVVGAGHLGDFIATFDIAWLKIPDFVYALFIGVFITNITEVTKVHKIDTETVDILGTVSLALFLAMALMSLKLWNIFDLAIPLLIILSIQTVVLALFSYFVTFKVMGSNYDAAVMAGGHCGFGLGATPTAVMNMGSLVSRFGPSPQAFMVVPIVGAFFIDIVNLIILQTYISFIG, from the coding sequence ATGTCACACACTCTATCTATTGGTGCGCTTGAATCATTTTTAATTGCAATTGCCGTGTTATTCCTCGGCCACTTGATCAATTCAAAAGTCGTACTATTCAAAAAATACAATATCCCAGAGCCAATTGTAGGTGGATTAATCGTAGCTTTTTTCATTACGATCCTACATTTCCAAGGGATTAACTTAAAGTTCTCACTACCATTACAAAGCACATTCATGTTGATGTTCTTTAGTACAGTAGGACTTGCTGCAAACTATAAACAATTAATTAAAGGCGGAAGTAAAGTATTTATCTTCCTTGCTGTAGCTTCTGTTTATATCATTATTCAAAATGGTATTGGCGTCAGCCTTGCTAGCTTAATGGGACTTGACCCTCTAATGGGTTTAATCGCAGGTTCAATTACACTATCTGGCGGTCATGGTACAGGTGCAGCTTGGTCACATACATTTGCTGAGACATACCATTTAAATACGCTTGAGCTTGCAATGGCTTCAGCTACATTTGGTTTAATCATGGGTGGATTAATTGGTAGCCCTATCGCACAAAAATTAATTCATAAGCATAATTTAGAATCAGAATACGGCACTGGCATTGATACACATTCACGCTTCCCTGAAGTTGTTACCTACAATGAGCGTGAAGAAGAAAAAGTAACAGCAAAAAAAGTAATCGAGACATTATTTGTATTACTGCTTTGTGTGGTTGGTGCAGGCCATCTTGGTGACTTCATTGCAACATTTGACATCGCATGGTTAAAAATACCTGATTTTGTATACGCTCTATTCATTGGTGTATTCATTACAAATATTACCGAAGTCACTAAAGTACATAAAATCGACACAGAAACTGTCGATATTTTAGGTACTGTTTCATTGGCACTGTTTTTAGCAATGGCTTTGATGAGTCTTAAGCTGTGGAATATCTTTGATTTAGCGATTCCATTACTTATCATTCTTTCAATTCAAACAGTGGTACTTGCTTTATTCTCATACTTTGTAACCTTCAAAGTAATGGGTTCAAATTATGATGCGGCTGTAATGGCTGGTGGTCATTGTGGTTTTGGTCTTGGTGCTACACCGACTGCAGTAATGAACATGGGCTCATTAGTTTCTCGCTTCGGCCCTTCTCCACAAGCATTTATGGTCGTTCCAATTGTTGGTGCTTTCTTTATTGATATTGTAAATTTAATCATTTTACAAACTTACATCAGTTTTATCGGATAA
- a CDS encoding Solitary outer membrane autotransporter beta-barrel domain, translating to MIRLRPSLLVMILLYLAYNKAEARNFTPASQFEEAFATSLVLSDSNMITFGIADFNPNRYLSKDENNPDNGLGSNDSIQLRNQMTVYSLPYTFELTEDPDSRWSHEITVRASYVNTDIDVEFKDKSSPDSDLDEIFGLYAEYAQNYDFYENWTISVGNAFHLMHYRNTHTYNSDFSQSFAPVLDGLYYNVSSNAFIIEPKITFQYKKETDWGEWRFNNSYHYAYGQGFGGSSDYSSDANPEVWRFVNSIQLRYNMAHWNRLAQVLYLKAKRVDLGGDANEPLGTDFYYEFNIAWLIDTRKWISLVDNVGIGFTFNVGSALRGGSIVLFYDE from the coding sequence ATGATAAGGCTACGTCCTTCACTGCTTGTTATGATATTGCTTTATTTAGCATACAATAAAGCTGAAGCTCGTAACTTTACTCCTGCAAGCCAATTTGAAGAAGCCTTCGCAACATCATTAGTTTTATCAGACAGTAATATGATCACTTTTGGTATTGCTGACTTCAACCCAAACCGCTATTTATCTAAAGATGAAAATAACCCTGATAATGGCTTAGGCAGCAATGATTCCATTCAGCTGCGTAACCAAATGACGGTATATTCTTTACCTTATACTTTTGAACTCACTGAAGATCCTGACTCTCGTTGGTCACATGAAATCACAGTAAGAGCTTCATATGTTAATACAGATATTGATGTCGAGTTCAAAGATAAAAGCTCCCCTGATTCTGATTTAGATGAAATATTTGGTTTATATGCGGAATACGCGCAAAACTACGATTTCTATGAGAATTGGACCATTTCTGTCGGTAATGCGTTTCATTTAATGCATTATAGAAACACTCATACTTACAATTCTGATTTCAGTCAGAGTTTCGCTCCCGTTTTAGACGGTTTGTACTACAACGTATCAAGTAATGCGTTCATTATTGAACCCAAAATTACCTTCCAATATAAAAAAGAAACCGATTGGGGTGAATGGCGTTTTAACAATAGTTACCACTATGCTTATGGACAAGGTTTTGGTGGCTCATCAGATTACAGCTCTGATGCAAATCCTGAGGTTTGGCGTTTCGTAAACAGTATTCAACTGCGATATAACATGGCACATTGGAATCGTTTAGCACAAGTTTTATACCTAAAAGCCAAACGAGTTGATCTTGGTGGAGACGCAAATGAACCACTCGGAACAGACTTTTATTATGAGTTCAATATTGCATGGTTAATCGATACGAGAAAGTGGATTTCTTTAGTTGATAATGTTGGAATCGGCTTCACATTTAACGTGGGTAGCGCCCTACGCGGCGGCAGCATTGTACTTTTTTACGATGAATAG
- a CDS encoding ABC transporter ATP-binding protein, translating into MFKFFERLTTAFPEQEPNQPPKGLYAFCRHYTKGFEVPLISMSLLSAVIAMIEVSLFGFMGQLVDWLSTHDRETFLAQEGQTLLLLGFLIVVIVPILLFIHSLLTHQTLLGNYPMAIRWQAHRYLLKQSVSFYSDDFAGRIATKVMQTALAVRETVMKLLDVLVYVSVYFTSMVVMVGQADWRLMLPMLVWFAAYVAIQFHFVPKLKAISEQQADARSTMTGRVVDSYTNINTVKLFSHSKRETQYAEEGMEEFLGTVHKQMRLATGINISVEIINYLLVFSIAAVSITLWLDNVLSVGAIAIAISLALRVNGMSHWIMWEISSLFENLGTVTDGINTLSKPIEITDKENASELNVSKGTIKFDSVNFNYGENKSVINDLNLEIKPGEKIGLVGRSGAGKSTLVNLLLRFHDVESGSISIDGQDIRDVTQDSLRSQIGMVSQDTSLLHRSIRDNIKYGRPDATDEDLFAATKQAQAHEFIETLTDSFGSKGYDAQVGERGVKLSGGQRQRIAISRVLLKDAPLLILDEATSALDSEVEAAIQDSLDELMQGKTVIAIAHRLSTIAAMDRLLVMDKGQVVEQGTHKELVALGGIYAQLWNHQTGGFISE; encoded by the coding sequence ATGTTTAAATTCTTTGAGCGGTTAACCACTGCTTTTCCAGAACAAGAGCCAAATCAGCCCCCAAAAGGCCTATACGCTTTTTGTCGTCATTATACTAAAGGGTTCGAAGTTCCATTAATTAGCATGTCATTATTAAGTGCCGTTATTGCCATGATCGAAGTGTCATTATTTGGCTTTATGGGACAGCTAGTTGATTGGCTATCAACTCATGATAGAGAAACCTTTTTAGCTCAAGAAGGACAAACATTACTGCTACTTGGTTTTTTAATTGTTGTTATTGTTCCTATCCTTTTATTTATACATTCTTTGCTGACACACCAAACGTTATTAGGTAACTACCCAATGGCAATTCGTTGGCAAGCACACCGTTACTTATTAAAACAAAGTGTTTCATTTTACTCAGATGACTTTGCTGGTCGTATTGCAACAAAAGTAATGCAAACCGCTTTAGCCGTTCGTGAAACGGTAATGAAGCTATTAGATGTATTGGTTTATGTCTCTGTTTACTTTACTTCCATGGTTGTGATGGTTGGCCAAGCGGATTGGCGCTTAATGCTGCCAATGCTAGTTTGGTTTGCAGCTTATGTAGCAATTCAATTTCACTTTGTACCTAAACTAAAAGCCATTTCAGAACAACAAGCTGATGCCCGTTCAACAATGACAGGACGTGTGGTTGATAGTTACACCAACATCAACACAGTGAAACTCTTTAGCCACAGTAAGCGTGAGACTCAATACGCTGAAGAAGGTATGGAAGAGTTTTTAGGCACAGTTCACAAGCAAATGCGTTTAGCTACAGGCATCAATATTTCTGTTGAAATCATTAACTACTTATTGGTTTTCTCAATTGCAGCTGTATCTATTACCCTTTGGTTAGATAACGTTCTCAGTGTTGGTGCTATCGCTATTGCTATTAGTTTAGCTCTTCGTGTAAATGGCATGTCACACTGGATAATGTGGGAAATTAGCTCACTATTTGAAAACCTTGGAACGGTTACTGATGGTATTAACACCCTCTCTAAGCCTATTGAAATCACAGATAAAGAAAATGCTTCAGAGCTTAATGTGTCTAAAGGAACCATTAAGTTTGACAGTGTGAACTTTAACTATGGTGAAAATAAGAGCGTGATTAATGATTTGAACCTGGAAATTAAACCCGGTGAAAAAATTGGTTTAGTTGGCCGTTCAGGTGCAGGTAAATCAACACTTGTTAATCTACTACTCCGTTTTCATGATGTTGAGTCAGGTTCGATATCTATTGACGGTCAAGATATTAGAGATGTCACGCAGGACTCATTAAGAAGTCAAATTGGTATGGTAAGCCAAGATACCTCCCTACTTCATCGTTCTATTCGCGATAATATAAAGTATGGCCGTCCAGATGCTACGGATGAAGATCTATTCGCAGCAACTAAACAAGCGCAAGCTCACGAGTTCATTGAAACCTTAACGGATTCTTTTGGTAGCAAAGGCTATGATGCGCAAGTTGGTGAGCGTGGTGTGAAATTATCTGGTGGCCAACGCCAACGTATCGCTATTTCACGTGTATTATTAAAAGATGCACCTTTACTTATTTTAGATGAAGCAACTTCAGCATTAGATTCTGAAGTTGAAGCAGCGATCCAAGATAGTCTTGATGAACTAATGCAAGGCAAAACCGTTATTGCTATTGCACACCGTCTATCTACTATTGCTGCAATGGATCGCTTATTAGTAATGGATAAAGGTCAAGTTGTTGAGCAAGGCACACATAAAGAGCTCGTTGCATTAGGTGGCATTTACGCTCAACTTTGGAACCATCAAACAGGTGGGTTCATTAGCGAATAA
- a CDS encoding GTP-binding protein: MKKIPTNIITGFLGVGKTTTILQLLKNKPENESWAVLVNEFGEVGIDGAFLAEGGAMVKEVPGGCMCCTAGLPMSVGINALLRQKPDRLIIEPTGLGHPKKIIAILQSENYEKYIDLKATIGLVDPRNLSDEKYVSNQNFNDQLGISDVVVATKMDMVSDYDECLFDSWAKELSTQPKTTKINHGDLPQSWLDEDRTIELTIEEHHHHHAEQDIVEMALEPGQKFCRKENKGQGYVSCGWFFGAESVFDFEELFSMLSDLNAERIKAVMNTDKGCYAFNVANRVVSVNQLSIEGMESKLEVIDTQLLPWDQLETILLSLIIEK; encoded by the coding sequence ATGAAAAAAATACCAACGAATATTATTACGGGTTTTCTAGGTGTAGGAAAAACCACCACCATCTTACAACTACTAAAAAACAAACCAGAGAATGAATCTTGGGCTGTATTAGTAAATGAATTTGGTGAAGTTGGCATTGATGGAGCTTTTCTTGCTGAAGGCGGTGCCATGGTGAAAGAAGTTCCTGGTGGCTGTATGTGCTGTACTGCTGGCCTTCCTATGTCTGTTGGTATTAACGCGTTACTGAGACAAAAACCAGACCGTTTAATTATTGAACCAACAGGGTTAGGGCACCCTAAAAAGATCATTGCTATTTTACAATCAGAAAACTATGAAAAGTATATCGATTTGAAAGCAACGATTGGCCTTGTTGACCCACGAAACCTATCTGATGAAAAGTATGTATCTAATCAAAACTTTAATGATCAATTGGGTATTTCTGATGTTGTTGTTGCAACTAAGATGGACATGGTCTCAGATTACGATGAGTGCTTATTCGACTCATGGGCAAAAGAGCTATCAACGCAGCCTAAAACGACAAAGATAAATCATGGTGATCTACCACAATCTTGGTTAGATGAAGATCGTACTATTGAGTTAACGATTGAAGAACATCATCATCACCATGCTGAACAAGATATTGTAGAGATGGCATTAGAACCAGGACAAAAATTTTGTCGTAAAGAGAATAAAGGCCAAGGCTATGTAAGTTGCGGATGGTTTTTTGGTGCAGAGTCCGTATTTGATTTTGAAGAGTTGTTTTCAATGCTATCTGATTTGAATGCAGAACGAATTAAAGCGGTAATGAATACTGATAAAGGTTGTTATGCATTTAATGTGGCTAACCGTGTTGTCTCAGTTAATCAATTAAGTATTGAAGGTATGGAGTCGAAACTTGAAGTTATCGATACTCAATTGCTTCCATGGGATCAGTTAGAAACGATTTTATTAAGTTTGATCATCGAAAAATAA
- the ylqF gene encoding ribosome biogenesis GTPase YlqF, which produces MSIQWFPGHMHKARKEIEEVVPKIDVIIEVLDARIPFSSENPLISSIRKDKPCVKVLNKRDLSDPEVTQLWIEHLEKEQGVTAMAVTTENPEEIHKIMEVCRKLVPHREAMGKNVRTMIMGIPNVGKSTIINTLAGRTIAVTGNQPAVTRRQQRINLQNGVVLSDTPGILWPKVENPHSGFRLAATGAVKDTAMEYDEVAFYTVEYLAKQYPERLKERYKLDELPDNDLELMEAIGRSRGCLQAGGRINLYKASEILLHELRSGVLGQVTLELPEMITEELIQVEIDAARKEEEKAKKKEERRKRYLKNKR; this is translated from the coding sequence ATGTCCATCCAATGGTTCCCGGGACACATGCACAAAGCTCGTAAAGAGATTGAAGAAGTTGTGCCAAAAATCGATGTTATCATTGAAGTTCTTGACGCCCGTATTCCTTTTAGTAGTGAAAATCCGCTTATCTCTTCTATTCGTAAAGACAAACCGTGTGTAAAAGTACTCAATAAGCGTGATTTATCGGATCCAGAAGTGACTCAACTTTGGATTGAGCATTTAGAAAAAGAGCAAGGCGTAACCGCAATGGCGGTTACAACCGAAAACCCTGAAGAAATTCATAAAATCATGGAAGTATGCCGTAAGCTTGTTCCTCACAGAGAGGCAATGGGCAAAAACGTTCGTACTATGATCATGGGTATTCCTAATGTTGGGAAATCAACCATCATTAATACTTTAGCCGGTCGTACAATTGCTGTAACAGGTAACCAACCAGCGGTTACTCGCCGTCAACAACGTATTAATCTTCAAAATGGTGTCGTACTTTCTGATACTCCAGGAATTTTATGGCCAAAAGTTGAAAACCCACACAGTGGATTCCGTCTAGCGGCAACTGGTGCAGTAAAAGATACAGCAATGGAATATGACGAAGTTGCATTCTACACCGTTGAGTATCTTGCGAAACAATACCCAGAGCGTTTAAAAGAGCGTTACAAATTAGATGAACTACCAGACAATGATTTAGAACTAATGGAAGCGATTGGTCGCAGCCGTGGTTGCTTACAAGCTGGTGGTCGAATCAACCTTTACAAAGCGTCTGAGATTTTACTTCATGAATTACGTTCAGGTGTTCTAGGTCAAGTGACTCTTGAATTACCAGAAATGATCACAGAAGAGTTAATTCAAGTTGAAATTGATGCCGCTCGTAAAGAAGAAGAAAAAGCGAAGAAAAAAGAAGAGCGTCGTAAGCGTTACCTGAAAAATAAACGCTAA